The DNA window CCGCTGGCGGTGCGCGACCTTGGCCTGCGCTTCGGGGCGTCGAGTGTGCTCGACGGGGTCAGCTTCGATCTCGGCCCCTCTGGCTGCACGATGGTCGTGGGCCCGAACGGATCGGGCAAGAGCCTGCTGTTGAAGCTGTTGCACGGGCTGATCCCCCCGACGACGGGCAGCATCGACTGGCGCGGGCAGGGGCCGCGCGACGTCACCGCCAGACAGGCGTTGGTCTTTCAAAAGCCGGTGCTGCTCCGGCGCTCGGTCTCCGCCAACGTCGACTTCGTTTTGAAAGTACGCGGCAAGGACCGTGCGCGCACCGCGGCCCTTCTCGATCACGTCGGCCTGGCCCACAAGGCAAATCAGCCCGCCCGCCTGCTTTCGGGCGGCGAGGCGCAGCGTCTGGCGCTGGCCCGTGCATTGGCCGCCGACCCCGAGGTGCTTTTTCTCGACGAACCCACCGCCAGCCTCGACCCGGCGTCGGTTCTGGCCATCGAGCAGATCGTCAGGGAGGCCAGCGCGCGCGGTGTGCGCATCGTTTTCGTAACCCATGACATGGGGCAGGCGCGGCGCATGGCCGACGACATCCTGTTCCTCAGCCAGGGCCGGATTGCCGAACACAACCGGGCCCACGACTTTTTCCGC is part of the Roseovarius sp. THAF9 genome and encodes:
- a CDS encoding ATP-binding cassette domain-containing protein, with protein sequence MSDAAIPLSRDIAPPARPAAILPLAVRDLGLRFGASSVLDGVSFDLGPSGCTMVVGPNGSGKSLLLKLLHGLIPPTTGSIDWRGQGPRDVTARQALVFQKPVLLRRSVSANVDFVLKVRGKDRARTAALLDHVGLAHKANQPARLLSGGEAQRLALARALAADPEVLFLDEPTASLDPASVLAIEQIVREASARGVRIVFVTHDMGQARRMADDILFLSQGRIAEHNRAHDFFRQPQSQAARDYLNGKIVV